A genomic segment from Paenibacillus sp. FSL K6-1096 encodes:
- a CDS encoding VOC family protein, with product MAIQLGCTYLIVRNMKASIAFYESLLNMRADFRNPDRWVEFHCGNTLALWNPEFDKELIRKKQDVSDHFNEAYLKYKQEGELRYGNNVILNFNVIDLNAEYERVKSLGIGAVSEIFYINVVLPYHCFMLEDPDGNLIEITGEYS from the coding sequence ATGGCTATTCAACTAGGGTGCACGTATCTAATTGTTCGCAATATGAAAGCATCAATTGCCTTTTATGAATCGTTGTTAAATATGAGAGCAGATTTCAGAAATCCTGACCGTTGGGTAGAGTTTCACTGCGGGAATACCCTGGCCTTGTGGAATCCCGAGTTTGACAAGGAACTGATAAGGAAGAAGCAGGATGTGTCGGATCATTTTAATGAAGCCTATTTAAAATACAAGCAGGAGGGAGAGCTTAGGTACGGCAACAATGTAATCCTTAACTTCAACGTTATTGATCTGAATGCAGAGTATGAGAGAGTGAAATCTCTGGGAATCGGTGCAGTTTCAGAGATTTTTTATATCAATGTTGTCCTTCCGTATCACTGCTTCATGCTGGAAGATCCGGATGGTAATTTAATTGAGATCACTGGTGAATATTCATAG
- a CDS encoding GNAT family N-acetyltransferase has product MAAEIVHITTEEQLKMALDIRKQVFVEEQKVPVEEEIDEYDVISDNVHHFLLMDNGQPVATGRLIYYKAGTAKMQRIAVHRDYRTKGYGRILLLAMEERASELGLAASVLDAQCQAEAFYRKLGYEVISQEPFYDAGILHVRMQKAL; this is encoded by the coding sequence ATGGCAGCAGAGATCGTTCATATCACAACTGAGGAACAGCTTAAGATGGCACTGGATATCCGCAAGCAGGTGTTTGTGGAGGAACAGAAGGTGCCGGTGGAAGAAGAAATTGACGAATATGATGTAATCAGCGATAACGTGCATCATTTCCTGCTCATGGATAACGGGCAGCCGGTAGCGACCGGACGGCTGATCTACTATAAGGCGGGAACCGCCAAAATGCAGCGGATTGCCGTCCACCGTGACTACCGTACCAAGGGATACGGCCGGATTCTGCTGCTGGCGATGGAGGAGCGGGCCAGTGAGCTGGGACTTGCGGCTTCGGTCCTTGACGCGCAGTGTCAGGCGGAGGCTTTTTACCGCAAGCTGGGGTATGAGGTGATTTCCCAAGAGCCCTTCTATGATGCGGGGATTCTCCATGTAAGAATGCAGAAGGCCCTGTAA
- a CDS encoding NUDIX domain-containing protein, giving the protein MMIVTLHEAKPSEVSLKYVVIFMKQGEDWVLVRHRERTTWECAGGHIEPGETPDEAAVRELYEETGAEEYTLQPLCVYSVSSAELPESYGMLYFAAVEKFGPLPEYEMEEIRSFSELPQAVTYPGIYPVLLGRVNEYISKL; this is encoded by the coding sequence ATGATGATTGTAACGCTGCACGAGGCGAAACCTTCTGAGGTTAGCCTCAAATATGTGGTAATCTTTATGAAGCAAGGTGAGGATTGGGTGCTGGTGCGGCACCGGGAGCGTACAACCTGGGAATGTGCCGGCGGGCATATTGAGCCCGGGGAGACCCCTGATGAAGCTGCGGTAAGAGAGCTGTATGAAGAGACGGGTGCTGAAGAATATACGCTGCAACCGTTGTGCGTCTATTCGGTTAGTAGTGCAGAGCTGCCAGAGAGCTATGGGATGTTATATTTTGCGGCTGTGGAGAAGTTTGGACCCTTGCCGGAGTATGAAATGGAAGAGATCCGAAGCTTCAGCGAGCTGCCGCAGGCGGTGACGTATCCGGGAATATACCCTGTCTTATTAGGCAGAGTGAACGAATATATCAGCAAGCTTTGA
- a CDS encoding DUF3892 domain-containing protein has translation MMNNQRERFTAAKRNGDGDLTQFQTSSGRVLDYQQALQEVQSGSIEGVNVFKGKDGEMYIRGDADGDPTNNLDQLPSF, from the coding sequence GTGATGAATAATCAACGGGAACGCTTTACTGCCGCTAAGCGCAACGGTGACGGAGACCTGACCCAGTTCCAGACCTCGTCCGGCCGTGTGCTGGATTATCAGCAGGCGCTTCAGGAGGTTCAGTCCGGAAGCATTGAAGGAGTTAATGTGTTCAAAGGCAAAGACGGCGAAATGTATATCCGCGGTGATGCCGACGGTGATCCGACGAACAATCTGGATCAGCTTCCGTCCTTTTAG
- the metG gene encoding methionine--tRNA ligase → MSAFFAFHIIKEDKEMTNIFIGGAWPYANGSLHLGRLASILPGDILARYHRAKGDAVLYVSGSDCHGTPVAVQASKEGVSPGEFASRYHEEFADCFRALGFTYDLYTRTDQPHHHSTVQELFLKLLDHGYLYQKSTLQCYCEQDQRYLPDRYVKGICPVCGQQARGDQCDYCSTILDPVDLLERTCALCGAPPVLRSTVHYYLSLSSFQNALTEYADSAQGWRDNAVRLTRRYLQEGLQDRAATRDLDWGVEVPADGFAGKKIYVWIEAVSGYLSASKQWAAETGRCWEDFWIDSAGQADSAEPSITAYYVHGKDNIPFHSLIWPALLLGAEGLHLPDRIFASEYLTLEGEKFSTSRNWAVWVPDILSRYDPDSIRYFLIANGPEKRDADFSWREFIYSHNSELLGAFGNFVNRSLAFVNKFWEGSVPDGTLDEAWAGSLDELYKEAGRLIEAGHFKEALEFIFSRIREANKYFDQQQPWLQVKQDKTAAGHTLYTCVQIIGNLANLLNPFIPFSCGKIREFLSLGEPVWHPVTVPAHQPVTRLELLFERIDVERIQEEIERLQADPGQN, encoded by the coding sequence ATGAGTGCCTTTTTTGCGTTCCACATCATAAAGGAGGATAAAGAGATGACAAACATTTTTATTGGAGGGGCTTGGCCGTATGCCAACGGTTCCCTGCATCTGGGCAGGCTGGCCAGCATTCTGCCGGGAGATATTCTGGCCCGCTACCACCGCGCTAAAGGAGATGCTGTGCTCTATGTATCGGGCAGCGACTGCCATGGCACACCTGTCGCTGTGCAGGCATCGAAGGAAGGGGTCTCTCCCGGTGAATTCGCCAGCCGGTATCATGAGGAATTCGCCGATTGCTTCCGTGCCCTTGGCTTCACGTATGACCTGTATACGCGGACGGATCAGCCGCATCACCACAGCACGGTGCAAGAGCTGTTCCTGAAGCTGCTGGATCACGGGTATCTGTACCAGAAATCCACGCTGCAATGTTATTGTGAGCAGGACCAGCGTTACTTGCCGGACCGTTACGTGAAGGGAATCTGTCCGGTCTGCGGACAACAGGCCCGGGGAGACCAATGCGATTATTGCTCAACCATTCTTGATCCGGTCGACCTGCTGGAGCGCACCTGTGCCCTCTGCGGGGCCCCGCCTGTACTGCGCTCTACGGTGCATTACTATCTGTCGCTGTCCAGCTTCCAGAACGCCCTCACAGAATATGCGGATTCGGCACAGGGCTGGCGGGATAACGCGGTCCGGCTGACCCGGAGATATCTGCAGGAAGGGCTGCAGGACCGTGCCGCCACGCGGGATCTGGACTGGGGTGTGGAGGTTCCCGCTGACGGCTTCGCAGGCAAAAAAATCTATGTATGGATCGAGGCCGTCAGCGGTTATCTGTCAGCCAGCAAGCAGTGGGCCGCAGAGACCGGACGATGTTGGGAGGATTTCTGGATTGATTCAGCCGGGCAAGCGGATTCCGCTGAGCCTTCAATAACCGCTTACTATGTACACGGGAAGGACAACATCCCTTTTCACAGCCTGATCTGGCCGGCCCTCCTGCTAGGTGCTGAAGGCTTGCATCTGCCGGACCGGATCTTCGCCTCTGAGTATCTGACCCTGGAAGGGGAGAAGTTCTCGACCAGCCGCAACTGGGCCGTCTGGGTGCCGGATATCCTCAGCCGGTATGATCCCGATTCGATCCGCTATTTCCTAATTGCGAATGGCCCGGAGAAGCGGGATGCCGATTTCTCCTGGAGAGAATTCATCTACAGCCATAACAGCGAGCTGCTGGGCGCCTTCGGCAACTTCGTGAACCGCAGCCTGGCGTTCGTGAACAAGTTCTGGGAGGGCAGTGTTCCAGACGGTACACTGGACGAAGCCTGGGCCGGCAGCCTGGATGAGCTGTATAAGGAAGCCGGACGGCTGATTGAAGCCGGTCATTTCAAGGAAGCCCTTGAATTCATCTTCTCCCGCATCCGCGAGGCCAATAAGTATTTCGACCAGCAGCAGCCGTGGCTGCAGGTGAAGCAAGACAAGACTGCTGCCGGCCACACGCTTTATACTTGTGTACAGATCATCGGCAACCTGGCTAACCTGCTGAACCCGTTCATCCCCTTCTCCTGCGGGAAGATCAGAGAGTTCCTGTCCCTCGGTGAACCTGTGTGGCATCCGGTCACTGTGCCTGCGCACCAGCCCGTAACGAGGCTGGAATTGTTGTTCGAGCGGATCGATGTAGAACGGATTCAGGAGGAGATAGAGCGGCTGCAAGCCGATCCGGGGCAGAACTGA
- a CDS encoding copper amine oxidase — MRWRKIALCVIVFSMMGGSYLFADAVNQRIKVSSNGRELADGGYLIDGKAYIPAREAGGIVTWDGSGRVTIMKPNVHIVLFKGDTVFGNVNTGKLKMKILTQVDSLKESISAVKVAITDPSGNVKDILEDSGGSKNEDFWFSTPEFTYDFKESGKYSVGFFMKASKNGDYILVSEKVVTASSKN; from the coding sequence ATGAGATGGAGAAAAATTGCACTGTGCGTAATCGTATTTTCCATGATGGGCGGGTCATATTTATTCGCTGACGCGGTGAATCAGAGGATCAAAGTGTCCAGTAACGGCAGAGAGCTGGCTGACGGCGGTTATCTGATTGACGGCAAGGCCTATATTCCGGCGCGGGAAGCAGGCGGCATCGTCACCTGGGACGGCTCTGGCCGGGTGACAATTATGAAGCCTAATGTTCATATTGTGCTGTTCAAGGGCGACACCGTATTCGGCAATGTTAATACCGGCAAGCTGAAGATGAAGATTCTGACCCAGGTGGACAGCCTGAAGGAGAGCATCTCGGCTGTGAAGGTAGCGATCACCGATCCGTCAGGGAATGTGAAGGATATTCTGGAGGATTCCGGCGGGTCCAAGAATGAGGATTTCTGGTTCTCCACTCCGGAATTCACCTATGACTTCAAGGAATCCGGCAAGTACAGTGTAGGCTTCTTCATGAAGGCCTCGAAGAACGGAGATTACATTCTTGTGTCCGAGAAGGTCGTTACGGCCTCATCGAAGAATTAA
- a CDS encoding GNAT family protein, with protein sequence MITELQTELQTGRLVLKKMSTADAASLFSIWSDPEVTRFMNISSFSDESQAVEMIELLSSLAKENQAIRYSIIESKSGRIIGSCGYNMLDYDNARTEIGYDLGREFWGQGYASEAINALTKYAFNTLGFNRIEAKVEPANLNSIKVLQKLHFTLEGTLRQCERSKGTFIDLCMYSKLAAD encoded by the coding sequence ATGATTACTGAATTACAAACCGAACTGCAAACCGGGAGATTAGTATTAAAAAAGATGAGCACCGCCGATGCGGCCAGCCTGTTCTCCATCTGGTCCGATCCTGAAGTGACCCGGTTCATGAATATCAGCAGCTTCTCTGACGAAAGTCAGGCCGTGGAGATGATTGAGCTGCTGAGTAGTTTAGCTAAAGAGAATCAAGCCATTCGTTATTCCATCATTGAATCCAAGTCGGGCCGGATTATCGGCTCATGCGGTTACAATATGCTGGATTACGACAACGCCAGAACCGAAATCGGATATGACCTCGGACGGGAATTCTGGGGACAAGGGTATGCATCTGAAGCCATTAATGCTTTAACCAAGTATGCGTTTAATACCCTTGGCTTCAATCGTATCGAAGCAAAGGTCGAGCCTGCTAACCTCAATTCCATCAAAGTGCTGCAAAAGCTACATTTTACGCTGGAAGGAACTCTGCGGCAATGCGAGCGCTCCAAAGGTACGTTCATTGATCTCTGTATGTATTCCAAATTAGCTGCAGATTAA
- a CDS encoding stalk domain-containing protein — MKKKMAASLTAFAILGAMGTGVYAGANLQEIKAYLNPSIKFKMNGQPVQLKNGSGAVVSPISYKDTTYLPVRSVSDLLGVTVKFDAATNTISLGEQTAGVPIATGFDNMYHTKDPDKTVYKDKDYKDVFFDNASGDRGSSFMLKPDKKYQKLYLQIAAIGGDIKDFTVEDTDTNTVLKKQTIDPASGLTTIEVDIAGVSSLYLTGDVKNGTSVFVPLTTSYYK; from the coding sequence ATGAAGAAGAAGATGGCTGCTTCATTGACTGCATTTGCCATATTGGGAGCGATGGGTACGGGTGTGTATGCCGGAGCCAACCTGCAGGAGATCAAGGCTTATCTGAATCCAAGCATCAAATTCAAGATGAACGGCCAGCCGGTACAGCTTAAGAATGGCAGCGGTGCAGTGGTTTCACCAATTTCCTATAAGGACACAACGTATCTGCCAGTCCGGTCCGTATCCGATCTGCTGGGGGTTACTGTTAAGTTCGATGCTGCAACCAACACCATTTCTCTGGGAGAGCAGACGGCGGGTGTGCCGATTGCTACTGGCTTTGACAATATGTATCACACCAAAGACCCGGATAAGACCGTTTACAAGGATAAGGATTACAAGGATGTGTTCTTCGATAACGCCAGCGGCGACCGCGGCAGCTCCTTTATGCTGAAACCGGACAAAAAGTACCAGAAGCTCTATCTCCAGATCGCTGCAATCGGCGGGGATATCAAAGACTTTACGGTTGAAGACACGGATACCAACACGGTGCTGAAGAAGCAGACGATTGACCCGGCCAGCGGGCTCACGACCATCGAAGTGGATATTGCCGGAGTCAGCAGCTTGTATCTCACTGGCGACGTGAAGAATGGAACATCAGTGTTTGTTCCGCTTACGACATCTTACTATAAATAA
- a CDS encoding cyclic lactone autoinducer peptide gives MMKSLQRKAVYKLASGLSAMAAILVLVTASVLYINQPEVPEELLK, from the coding sequence ATGATGAAATCCTTGCAGCGTAAAGCAGTGTACAAACTTGCTTCCGGACTATCTGCCATGGCAGCTATTCTTGTGCTGGTTACAGCCAGTGTACTTTACATTAACCAACCAGAAGTTCCAGAAGAGTTACTTAAATAA
- a CDS encoding helix-turn-helix transcriptional regulator, translating into MTQEITRFKRLGEYLRSRRDRLQPEAVGIRETGSQRRTPGLRREEVAVLAGLSSTYYTWLEQGREVTASREVMESLSQALRLSADERKHLFELWNPGLPDTLASINEANERNQELNPQWRDIIRQLSYPSFITNERSEILAWNDQACEVLCDFGSRPASERVMMRQLFLDPELRRRMLNWEEFALHSVAVYRTYYDLNLHDPWYKEMVGQLCKESADFAAMWKQHDIQHKRVNRVVILGSGTNQPVTYDINSMANLADHPGVHVCIYTPVSV; encoded by the coding sequence ATGACTCAAGAGATTACGAGGTTTAAGCGCCTTGGCGAATACCTTAGATCCCGCCGGGACCGCCTCCAGCCTGAGGCGGTGGGGATCAGGGAAACGGGCAGTCAGCGCAGAACACCGGGGCTGCGGCGGGAGGAGGTTGCGGTGCTGGCGGGTCTTAGCAGCACTTATTATACCTGGCTCGAACAAGGCAGGGAGGTTACCGCTTCCAGAGAGGTCATGGAGAGTCTGAGTCAGGCCCTGCGGTTGTCGGCAGATGAGCGGAAGCATCTGTTTGAGTTGTGGAATCCGGGCTTGCCGGATACTCTTGCTTCTATTAATGAAGCTAATGAGCGGAATCAGGAGCTGAATCCGCAGTGGCGGGACATTATCCGTCAACTGTCATATCCTTCTTTTATTACGAATGAGCGGTCTGAGATTCTGGCCTGGAATGACCAGGCGTGTGAAGTCCTCTGTGATTTCGGGAGCCGGCCTGCTTCAGAGCGTGTTATGATGCGCCAGCTGTTCCTTGATCCGGAGCTGCGGCGGCGGATGCTGAACTGGGAGGAATTCGCTCTCCATTCAGTGGCGGTATACCGGACCTATTATGACTTGAACCTGCATGATCCCTGGTATAAGGAGATGGTCGGGCAGCTCTGTAAGGAGAGCGCAGACTTCGCCGCGATGTGGAAGCAGCACGATATCCAGCATAAGAGGGTGAACCGTGTAGTCATCCTGGGTTCTGGTACGAATCAGCCGGTCACTTATGATATCAATTCTATGGCGAATCTGGCGGATCATCCGGGTGTGCATGTATGTATCTACACGCCTGTCTCCGTCTAA
- a CDS encoding site-2 protease family protein, with product MGWLGSGAVLLLLKGKALLSLLKLGKIAGPLISMLVSIWAYALVSPWEFAAGFVALLFVHEIGHVIAAKRIGLPVSAPLFIPFMGALITMKKQPLDAREEAYVAFGGPVLGSIGAAVVFGAAYYYHSPLLYSLAYIGFFLNLINLLPIHPLDGGRIATAVSRWLWLVGLVGGFVVILYLKSVLFFIIWLLFAYDLYKKYISQRKRNQGHAVLKSFLIPIENLQEQGYLIPGPEHRRDLPFTTYSDLERQQYVGVHWENLDYYGTTTMPVQSLIRKVRIAQLEQIYVDMKLHLKMQCEISFTVYDNEKYYEVPAASRWRYGIAYFALAGILGGMMYLVHVVGNVNL from the coding sequence ATGGGCTGGCTGGGCAGCGGAGCAGTGCTGCTGCTGCTCAAGGGGAAAGCGTTGCTGTCTCTGCTGAAGCTGGGGAAAATCGCGGGGCCGCTGATCTCCATGCTGGTATCGATCTGGGCCTACGCCCTGGTCTCACCCTGGGAATTCGCCGCAGGCTTCGTGGCCTTATTATTTGTGCATGAAATTGGGCATGTGATTGCTGCCAAGCGGATCGGACTGCCGGTGAGCGCACCGCTGTTTATCCCGTTCATGGGCGCGCTGATTACGATGAAGAAGCAGCCGCTGGATGCCAGGGAGGAAGCTTATGTGGCTTTTGGCGGACCGGTGCTGGGGAGTATTGGCGCAGCGGTTGTCTTTGGAGCTGCCTATTATTATCATAGCCCGCTATTATATTCACTCGCCTACATCGGGTTCTTCCTGAATCTGATCAATCTGCTGCCGATCCACCCGCTGGACGGGGGGAGAATTGCGACGGCGGTCTCGCGCTGGCTGTGGCTGGTCGGACTGGTGGGAGGCTTCGTGGTCATACTGTATCTGAAGTCGGTGCTGTTCTTCATTATCTGGCTGCTGTTCGCTTATGATCTGTACAAGAAATACATCAGCCAGCGGAAGAGGAATCAGGGTCATGCGGTGTTAAAAAGCTTCCTGATTCCGATCGAGAATCTTCAGGAGCAGGGCTATCTGATCCCGGGGCCTGAGCATAGACGGGACTTGCCTTTTACCACCTACAGCGATCTGGAACGCCAGCAATATGTAGGTGTGCACTGGGAGAACCTGGACTATTACGGGACGACAACGATGCCGGTGCAGTCCCTGATCCGCAAGGTCAGGATTGCGCAGCTGGAGCAGATCTATGTGGATATGAAGCTGCATCTGAAGATGCAGTGCGAGATCAGCTTCACGGTGTACGACAACGAGAAATATTATGAGGTGCCGGCAGCCTCGCGCTGGAGATACGGGATTGCCTATTTTGCTCTGGCCGGAATTCTCGGGGGCATGATGTATCTGGTTCATGTTGTGGGGAATGTAAATTTATAA
- a CDS encoding lipoprotein produces the protein MRKIVFVFLFLFVLTACGDSKDGVTTKDLAIQKVNDSKAVVQYGMSRTEAEEVLGKGEDKGIANAVNYDSGVSIMYREDKVAGITLGKESKDAYETAGGFKIGMSKDDFKQVYGDQYLKDMESNLDYAYDSRNKRYLQEKEWAAKSEDDTKIYVISAMFDGKGVANGIVLVDKRMTMTFR, from the coding sequence ATGAGAAAAATCGTATTCGTATTCTTGTTCTTATTCGTATTAACGGCTTGTGGAGATTCAAAGGATGGGGTTACCACCAAAGACTTGGCGATCCAAAAGGTGAATGACAGTAAAGCTGTAGTTCAATATGGAATGAGCCGGACGGAAGCAGAAGAGGTGCTTGGCAAGGGAGAGGATAAGGGGATCGCTAATGCAGTGAATTATGACTCCGGCGTAAGCATAATGTACCGTGAGGATAAGGTGGCAGGCATTACGCTGGGGAAGGAATCCAAAGATGCGTATGAAACCGCCGGCGGCTTCAAAATTGGCATGTCCAAAGATGATTTCAAACAAGTCTATGGGGATCAATATCTGAAGGATATGGAGAGCAACCTGGATTACGCATACGATTCAAGGAACAAGCGCTATTTGCAGGAAAAAGAGTGGGCAGCGAAATCCGAAGACGATACCAAAATATATGTGATATCAGCCATGTTCGACGGTAAGGGGGTTGCAAACGGCATTGTATTGGTGGATAAGCGGATGACGATGACGTTTAGGTAA
- a CDS encoding glycoside hydrolase family 43 protein, which translates to MSRHVRTIANSELQIRDPYVLPLAGAGQEAGTYYLYGSTDSNIWGKGTGFNVYTGKDLKHWEGPFPVFRPEADFFAERNFWAPEVYEYGGSYMMFATFRRKDNDLLGTAVLTSPHPLGPFTPHSEGPVTPQDWSSLDGTLYVDRQGQPWMVFCHEWQQTGDGEVCAMRLTEDLRNAAGEPAVLFRASETPWTTPFVSARYADQLNYVTDGPFLFRSGGGTLYLLWASFINKTYALGIARSGSGEITGPWIHQEEPLYQQDGGHAMVFRTFSQQLMLAIHTPNQTPHERPVFVELAESDGELRVKA; encoded by the coding sequence ATGAGCCGTCATGTGAGAACGATAGCGAATAGCGAGCTGCAAATCAGAGATCCGTACGTGCTTCCGCTGGCCGGAGCGGGACAGGAGGCGGGCACCTACTATTTATATGGCAGCACGGACAGTAATATCTGGGGGAAGGGCACAGGCTTCAACGTTTACACAGGCAAGGATCTGAAGCACTGGGAGGGTCCTTTTCCGGTCTTCCGGCCGGAGGCGGACTTCTTCGCGGAGCGGAATTTCTGGGCACCAGAGGTCTATGAATACGGCGGCAGCTACATGATGTTCGCCACCTTCCGGCGCAAGGACAATGATCTGTTAGGCACCGCTGTGCTAACGTCGCCGCATCCTCTAGGTCCGTTCACCCCGCACAGTGAGGGGCCGGTGACTCCGCAGGATTGGAGTTCCCTGGACGGAACGCTGTATGTGGACCGGCAGGGCCAGCCGTGGATGGTCTTCTGCCATGAGTGGCAGCAGACCGGGGACGGCGAGGTCTGCGCCATGCGGTTAACGGAGGACCTGCGGAATGCCGCAGGAGAACCGGCTGTTCTGTTCCGGGCATCCGAAACTCCGTGGACCACACCGTTTGTATCTGCGCGTTATGCGGACCAGCTCAATTATGTAACCGACGGGCCGTTTCTGTTCAGGTCTGGCGGCGGTACGCTGTATCTGCTGTGGGCCAGCTTTATTAACAAAACCTACGCACTGGGTATCGCCCGTTCCGGGAGCGGTGAGATTACCGGACCGTGGATTCATCAGGAAGAGCCGCTCTATCAGCAGGATGGCGGACATGCCATGGTCTTCCGCACCTTCAGCCAGCAGCTGATGCTGGCCATCCACACGCCGAATCAGACACCGCATGAACGGCCGGTGTTTGTGGAGCTTGCGGAGAGCGATGGCGAGCTGAGGGTGAAGGCGTAG
- a CDS encoding accessory gene regulator B family protein: MLEFMSGKLALTIKNIVPEHPASYAVLKFAISVALNIVFIIGLTLAVSLLTDRTSEALQILISFALLRQVSGGAHLKSGMACILFTVSLFTILSFVEVSSLYVMLMNAVSLLVVLWLAPIGIERQTRIPRKHWPKLKIIALLLVAANILVGSPVIAASFMAQSLSLIIARREVNT, translated from the coding sequence ATGCTTGAATTCATGTCCGGGAAGCTGGCACTCACGATTAAAAATATCGTCCCAGAGCACCCTGCCTCCTATGCTGTCCTGAAGTTTGCTATTAGCGTAGCGCTTAATATTGTGTTTATTATAGGTTTGACACTGGCGGTATCCCTTTTGACAGACAGGACGAGTGAAGCGCTGCAGATTCTGATCTCTTTTGCCTTGTTGCGCCAGGTATCCGGCGGAGCACATCTTAAATCGGGTATGGCCTGTATCCTGTTTACGGTAAGCTTGTTCACGATTCTGTCATTTGTGGAGGTCAGCTCCCTATACGTTATGCTAATGAATGCAGTTAGTCTGTTAGTAGTTCTATGGCTTGCACCCATTGGGATAGAACGTCAGACCCGGATTCCCAGGAAGCACTGGCCTAAGCTCAAGATCATAGCGCTGCTGCTGGTGGCTGCGAATATCCTTGTAGGATCTCCTGTTATAGCAGCCAGCTTTATGGCACAATCTCTTAGTCTGATTATAGCTAGAAGGGAGGTGAACACCTGA
- a CDS encoding aldo/keto reductase translates to MQTRTLGSTGLNVSAMGLGTMMMPDNEESVQTIHGALDLGVTLLDTADIYGEFLQQRFGGNERLVGRALKGRRDQAVVATKFGITHTQGPKGDPAYIKKSVDASLYHLGMDYIDLYYQHRPDPNTPIEDTVGTLAELVKEGKIRYIGLSEASPDLIRRAHAVHPVTALQTEFSLWSREVEDEILPLVKELGIGFVAYSPLGRGFLTGQIKSFDDLPEDDYRRYYPRFQGENFTRNLEVVSLIEQMADEKSCTPAQLALAWLLAQGEQIVPIPGTKRLTRVEENLGALQVTLTAEELARIERISPQGVAAGERYPT, encoded by the coding sequence ATGCAAACCAGAACACTAGGCAGTACAGGACTGAACGTATCGGCGATGGGGCTTGGAACGATGATGATGCCGGATAATGAGGAGTCGGTTCAGACCATTCATGGCGCTCTTGACCTGGGAGTAACTCTGCTGGACACAGCGGATATCTATGGTGAGTTCCTGCAGCAGCGCTTCGGGGGCAATGAGCGGCTCGTCGGACGGGCGCTTAAGGGCCGGAGAGATCAGGCGGTGGTTGCAACCAAATTCGGTATCACACATACACAAGGACCCAAGGGAGATCCCGCCTATATCAAAAAATCAGTAGACGCCAGCCTCTATCATCTAGGTATGGACTACATTGATCTGTACTATCAGCACCGGCCTGACCCGAATACTCCAATTGAGGACACCGTGGGGACATTGGCTGAACTCGTCAAGGAGGGTAAAATCCGCTATATCGGCTTATCCGAGGCGTCGCCTGATCTGATCCGCCGTGCTCATGCCGTACATCCGGTCACTGCGCTGCAGACGGAATTTTCACTCTGGAGCCGTGAGGTGGAGGACGAAATTCTGCCGCTGGTCAAGGAGCTGGGCATCGGCTTTGTGGCCTATAGTCCGCTGGGCCGCGGGTTCCTGACCGGTCAGATCAAGAGCTTCGATGACCTGCCGGAGGATGACTACCGGCGCTACTACCCGCGGTTCCAGGGAGAGAACTTCACCCGGAATCTGGAGGTTGTCTCACTGATTGAGCAGATGGCAGACGAGAAGAGCTGTACTCCGGCCCAGCTTGCGTTAGCCTGGCTTCTGGCCCAAGGCGAGCAGATTGTGCCCATCCCGGGAACGAAGCGGCTCACGCGGGTAGAAGAGAACCTGGGAGCGCTGCAGGTTACCCTGACAGCGGAGGAGCTCGCCCGGATTGAGCGGATCTCCCCGCAGGGTGTTGCAGCCGGAGAACGTTACCCCACTTGA
- a CDS encoding LytTR family transcriptional regulator DNA-binding domain-containing protein — MSAISVTRDTEGNTGVFLLDIGKITFMEFERSIYRIIVHTYDQTFYTVGTLKYWLNTLASSGYHFVLADRNTLIQVSNIIQLDKTFHIAYFGEDHKGIRQKCFLSDKGYKEILKYVRTSESDIQLLELPQG; from the coding sequence TTGAGTGCTATATCTGTTACTAGAGACACAGAGGGAAACACTGGTGTATTCTTACTCGATATTGGAAAAATAACGTTTATGGAATTTGAACGGTCTATCTATCGGATTATTGTCCATACGTACGATCAAACCTTTTATACAGTAGGTACGCTGAAATATTGGCTGAATACGCTGGCCAGTTCAGGATATCATTTCGTTCTAGCGGATAGAAACACGTTAATTCAGGTTTCTAATATTATCCAGTTGGATAAGACATTTCATATTGCTTATTTTGGGGAAGACCATAAGGGAATCAGGCAGAAGTGTTTCCTATCAGACAAAGGTTATAAAGAGATTCTCAAATACGTAAGAACATCCGAATCGGATATTCAATTATTGGAGCTGCCCCAGGGGTAG